A DNA window from Sporosarcina sp. ANT_H38 contains the following coding sequences:
- a CDS encoding MarR family winged helix-turn-helix transcriptional regulator produces the protein MEKELRYVAAIIKQQGRQILSNYTITPPQFVALQWLFEHGDMTIGDLSNKMFLAFSTTTDLVDRMEKNSLVKRVRNDQDRRVVRIHLLSEGERVIEEVIDKRRHYLNSVLTDFDEQQVKDFSDLLSKLHHEMKKD, from the coding sequence ATGGAGAAGGAATTACGTTATGTTGCCGCGATTATCAAGCAGCAAGGCCGTCAAATCCTTAGTAATTATACAATTACACCGCCTCAATTCGTTGCTTTGCAGTGGCTATTTGAGCACGGAGATATGACAATCGGGGATCTGTCGAACAAAATGTTCCTGGCATTCAGCACTACGACTGATTTGGTCGATCGTATGGAAAAGAACTCGCTTGTGAAGCGTGTGCGAAATGATCAAGATCGCCGTGTTGTTCGAATTCATCTTCTTAGCGAAGGAGAACGCGTAATCGAAGAAGTAATCGATAAACGACGTCATTATTTGAATTCGGTGTTAACAGATTTTGATGAACAACAGGTTAAGGATTTCTCAGACTTGCTTAGTAAATTACATCATGAGATGAAAAAGGATTGA
- a CDS encoding site-specific integrase, producing the protein MSRGRKNGVFAVSGDVVVMPTKAKVLEREGMLIEEALDTVFQQMRIAGNRQRTIESYQYIFVQFSTTCKLRYVEDITLDALYHYLDVLEVSPATKLIRLKSTKAVLSKFFNNGWIKEKFWNSIHIKIDKEVKKGVKESDIDKLLGLIDQTSFVGFRDAGAIKLMYKTGIRIRTLGELRERHIDFENLCLNLDGSTLKNHKFLKLPIDEELADILKMLIKLNNGIRSHFGTDNRNVFITQNGLQMNTSKSSNCAISKQLNKYAKRYGLENINAHAIRRGYAKSLLDKGASIALISKALGHSDLATTTVYLDLDVEEVASDLREYL; encoded by the coding sequence ATGTCTAGAGGTAGAAAAAATGGAGTGTTTGCGGTGAGTGGTGATGTTGTGGTCATGCCAACGAAGGCGAAGGTATTAGAACGAGAAGGAATGTTAATCGAGGAGGCACTTGATACAGTATTTCAGCAAATGAGGATTGCAGGGAACAGACAACGCACAATTGAAAGCTATCAGTACATCTTTGTGCAGTTTTCCACAACTTGCAAGCTTAGGTATGTAGAGGATATTACATTGGATGCTCTCTATCATTACCTCGATGTACTAGAGGTTAGTCCTGCAACAAAATTGATTCGCTTAAAGTCCACCAAGGCAGTTCTCAGCAAGTTTTTTAACAATGGTTGGATTAAGGAAAAATTTTGGAATAGCATTCATATCAAAATTGATAAAGAGGTCAAAAAGGGAGTGAAGGAATCTGACATTGACAAGCTCCTAGGACTCATCGACCAGACCTCGTTCGTTGGCTTTAGGGATGCAGGGGCGATTAAGCTAATGTACAAGACAGGTATTCGTATTCGGACGTTAGGCGAGCTTAGGGAGCGTCATATCGACTTTGAAAATCTATGTCTGAACCTTGATGGCTCAACTTTGAAAAATCATAAGTTCCTAAAGCTGCCGATTGATGAGGAGCTTGCAGATATACTTAAAATGCTTATCAAATTAAATAATGGTATCCGCTCCCACTTTGGAACAGATAACCGCAATGTTTTTATCACGCAGAACGGTTTGCAAATGAACACAAGTAAATCATCGAACTGTGCAATCTCTAAGCAGCTTAACAAATATGCTAAGCGCTATGGACTTGAGAATATCAATGCACACGCTATACGGAGAGGGTACGCCAAGAGTCTATTAGACAAAGGGGCAAGCATTGCTCTAATTTCAAAGGCACTCGGACATTCAGATCTAGCAACCACGACAGTTTATCTCGATTTGGATGTGGAAGAGGTCGCATCTGATTTAAGGGAATACCTATAA
- a CDS encoding phage integrase SAM-like domain-containing protein: MTKKTGLFDVNIDLDSIIVISEQAVTQRNNSKTIDEASVIIIQQMTASGYRPRTIKDYETILRNFKKVQDVQYLSDITLNTIYGWLEQMPVSNQTKLTRLKVLKSFLSKCFNNGWYESKFWQTITVKVDKQVKNGADEQDI; the protein is encoded by the coding sequence ATGACAAAGAAAACAGGGCTGTTCGACGTGAATATTGACTTAGATAGTATTATTGTAATTTCCGAGCAAGCGGTTACGCAGAGGAATAATTCAAAAACGATTGATGAAGCATCGGTAATCATTATTCAGCAGATGACTGCGAGTGGCTACAGACCTCGTACAATCAAAGATTATGAAACCATCCTTAGGAACTTCAAGAAGGTTCAAGATGTTCAATACTTATCAGATATTACGCTTAATACAATCTATGGATGGCTTGAACAAATGCCAGTGTCAAACCAAACAAAGCTGACTAGACTTAAGGTATTAAAATCATTTTTGAGCAAGTGTTTCAATAATGGATGGTATGAGTCAAAGTTTTGGCAAACGATAACGGTAAAAGTAGATAAGCAGGTTAAAAATGGAGCAGATGAACAAGATATCTAA
- a CDS encoding recombinase family protein has protein sequence MGRVIGYCRVSTEDQNLDMQEQAIEKYAKERGLELIMYVEKISSRKEKRVELEHAMKASTNEDLFVVYKLDRLARSTKELFTLTEELQDKGVEFVSIHDSFDTTTPTGKAMFGMLAVFAEFERDIIQQRTKAGLESARKRGRIGGRPSIDEKTKKRVRTLFETGESATDIAKEYGIGRATVYKIINSVT, from the coding sequence ATGGGGAGAGTTATTGGTTATTGTCGTGTAAGTACGGAAGATCAAAATTTAGATATGCAGGAGCAAGCAATTGAAAAATATGCTAAAGAAAGAGGATTAGAATTAATCATGTATGTTGAAAAGATTTCTAGCCGTAAAGAAAAGCGCGTCGAATTAGAACATGCAATGAAAGCATCAACTAATGAAGATTTGTTTGTTGTCTATAAATTGGATCGATTAGCCAGAAGTACTAAAGAGCTATTTACACTGACAGAAGAGTTACAAGATAAGGGAGTCGAGTTTGTTTCAATCCATGATTCATTTGATACGACAACACCAACAGGGAAAGCAATGTTTGGGATGTTGGCTGTCTTTGCTGAGTTTGAACGGGACATTATTCAGCAGAGGACAAAAGCAGGCTTAGAGAGCGCTAGGAAACGAGGTAGAATTGGTGGACGACCATCTATTGATGAGAAAACGAAGAAGCGTGTTCGAACCTTGTTTGAGACAGGCGAGAGTGCAACGGATATTGCTAAGGAATACGGTATTGGTAGAGCGACGGTTTATAAAATAATTAACAGTGTAACATAA
- a CDS encoding LuxR C-terminal-related transcriptional regulator, with translation MIEDSKNRSLLTAREREIFNLLVEDQTTKDIAGRLGISEKTVRNHISNTIQKLGVSGRAQAVIELLRLGELQLR, from the coding sequence TTGATAGAAGACTCTAAAAACCGTTCTTTGCTTACGGCAAGAGAACGAGAAATTTTTAATCTGCTCGTTGAAGATCAAACGACAAAAGATATCGCGGGGCGGCTCGGGATCAGCGAAAAGACTGTTCGCAACCATATTTCGAACACAATTCAAAAGCTGGGTGTATCTGGCAGAGCACAAGCGGTAATCGAATTGTTACGGTTGGGAGAATTGCAATTGCGTTAA
- a CDS encoding XTP/dITP diphosphatase: MKEVLIATNNVGKAKDFETLFKPLGVRVLTLNDIEGDIDVEETGDTFEANAILKAETVARLLGKIVIADDSGLEIDALEGAPGVYSARYAGHEKNDDANIDKVLQELETTPEDARAARFRCVLAVAGPGLVTETFSGSCEGLIHTKRQGANGFGYDPIFFVPALNRTMAELSAEEKNKISHRGAALAQLKFGLADYMTVAGDSE, translated from the coding sequence ATGAAGGAAGTCTTGATTGCCACTAATAATGTGGGTAAGGCAAAAGATTTTGAAACACTGTTTAAGCCACTGGGAGTACGAGTTCTCACATTGAATGATATCGAAGGGGATATCGATGTTGAAGAAACGGGTGACACATTCGAAGCAAATGCGATTCTAAAAGCAGAAACGGTTGCACGTTTGCTTGGTAAAATCGTTATCGCGGATGACAGTGGGCTTGAAATTGATGCACTTGAAGGCGCACCAGGTGTCTACTCCGCGCGTTATGCGGGCCATGAGAAGAATGATGATGCAAATATCGATAAAGTGCTACAAGAGCTAGAAACGACTCCTGAGGATGCTCGTGCTGCTCGGTTCCGTTGTGTGCTAGCAGTGGCTGGACCCGGTTTGGTTACAGAAACGTTTTCAGGCAGTTGTGAAGGATTGATTCATACTAAACGGCAAGGGGCAAATGGTTTCGGCTATGATCCAATCTTTTTTGTGCCAGCATTAAATCGAACAATGGCAGAGTTGTCAGCTGAAGAGAAAAACAAAATTTCACATCGTGGAGCAGCGTTAGCTCAGTTGAAATTCGGATTAGCAGACTATATGACGGTTGCAGGTGATTCAGAATGA
- a CDS encoding DUF262 domain-containing protein — protein MVHSLYEVDSVSYLNYSQGRDIRLPRFQRKDVWNYEKQFALLISLFKGYPIGVVVLNEEKALHKRKGLITTSWLLDGRQRRTTLVNAYNNPEVIYEWGKKFIKFSNNSQPEEVRDLFWRKLENYLEQGEENVQLVEDNNFENNNDDLVDIEFDGDMLEELDDAEFDEYIVDENGNISAEEALLNLSFRQDIGLNMLLEIILMCHKKTKNGTGYIKPFNYSSYFKSVSFIESDESVNPEKLSKFIRNFIDALRDREFGMEDFIKFCEEELIILPEKKDAFARKVSYDWKKINQTINSIWDLTSRFEHGKMPLIRLNNVKSSDAQNIFKFINSQGTPLSAVEILSAKPSWNRNIKVVTKDLEKAINALYSVLDVKTEGVVKWDIAATFIDRLSGLDFIFKPLNYSISADFKTKITLGFKLLAGIFEEGINKEDLSNLSKNKDIDWDNIDLLIADMNEMGKTLLKSPFFKTLRSWNNTLMGITSEALALNFAILMYHEWHDSKEKGMYSEGGFIKKAISLFDKSIYQYVTRKWRGSSDSKIANNVNNFNTQTSFIPIDQEEWIELIEELVNKDKIDGVIPNAGETKAVLYHYYMLSTNSGPGFEIKSEVDHIIPQDLFKKGLGIDPSLNKDNLANLCLLESEINNSKRKKTLAFLISTIDTDNSSKYIMQQICTSVELNIEDLKGIDTPTDLTKLKKLRIQLMKNAFSNLRTQYLQR, from the coding sequence ATGGTTCATTCGTTGTATGAAGTAGATAGCGTCTCATATTTAAACTATTCACAAGGAAGAGATATTAGGTTACCTCGATTCCAAAGGAAAGATGTGTGGAATTACGAAAAACAATTTGCATTGTTAATTAGCCTTTTTAAGGGGTATCCGATTGGGGTAGTAGTTTTAAATGAAGAAAAGGCTTTGCACAAACGTAAAGGATTAATTACTACTTCGTGGCTTTTGGATGGTAGACAACGCAGAACGACTCTTGTTAATGCATATAACAATCCAGAAGTTATTTATGAATGGGGAAAGAAGTTCATTAAGTTTTCTAATAATTCACAACCAGAAGAAGTAAGAGATTTGTTTTGGAGAAAACTTGAGAATTATCTAGAACAAGGTGAAGAGAATGTACAACTAGTAGAAGATAATAATTTTGAAAATAATAATGACGACCTAGTAGACATTGAATTTGACGGAGATATGTTAGAAGAACTTGATGATGCCGAGTTTGATGAATACATTGTTGATGAAAACGGTAACATATCAGCAGAAGAAGCATTATTAAATCTTAGTTTTAGACAAGATATTGGATTGAATATGCTACTTGAGATCATTCTTATGTGCCATAAGAAAACAAAAAATGGCACAGGCTATATTAAACCATTTAATTATAGTTCTTACTTCAAAAGTGTTTCTTTTATAGAATCGGATGAAAGTGTAAATCCCGAAAAATTAAGTAAATTTATACGTAACTTTATAGACGCTTTAAGAGATAGAGAATTTGGTATGGAGGATTTTATAAAGTTTTGTGAAGAGGAGCTTATTATTCTACCAGAAAAAAAAGATGCATTTGCAAGAAAGGTCTCTTATGACTGGAAGAAAATAAATCAAACAATAAATTCAATTTGGGATCTAACTTCTCGATTTGAACATGGTAAAATGCCGTTAATTAGGTTGAATAATGTGAAAAGTAGCGATGCACAAAACATATTTAAGTTTATAAATTCGCAAGGAACGCCGTTATCAGCTGTAGAAATATTGTCAGCTAAACCTAGTTGGAATCGTAACATTAAGGTAGTCACAAAAGATCTAGAAAAAGCGATAAATGCTTTGTACTCAGTGCTTGATGTTAAAACTGAAGGTGTAGTGAAATGGGATATAGCTGCAACATTTATTGATCGTTTATCTGGCTTAGATTTTATATTCAAACCACTAAACTACTCAATATCAGCAGATTTTAAAACTAAAATCACTTTAGGTTTTAAACTATTAGCTGGGATTTTTGAAGAGGGCATAAATAAAGAAGATTTAAGTAACCTTTCAAAAAATAAAGATATTGATTGGGATAATATAGATCTACTTATAGCTGATATGAATGAGATGGGGAAAACTTTATTAAAAAGTCCATTCTTCAAAACTTTAAGATCGTGGAACAATACATTAATGGGGATTACTAGTGAGGCTTTAGCTTTAAACTTTGCAATATTAATGTATCATGAATGGCATGATAGTAAAGAAAAAGGAATGTATTCTGAAGGAGGATTTATCAAAAAAGCTATATCTTTATTCGATAAGAGTATCTATCAATATGTCACTCGAAAATGGAGAGGTTCTAGTGATTCTAAAATTGCCAACAATGTAAACAACTTTAATACACAGACCTCATTCATTCCAATTGATCAAGAAGAGTGGATTGAGTTGATAGAGGAACTTGTTAATAAGGATAAAATAGATGGTGTTATTCCTAATGCGGGTGAAACAAAAGCGGTTTTATATCATTATTATATGTTATCAACAAATTCTGGGCCTGGGTTCGAAATAAAGTCTGAAGTAGATCATATTATTCCTCAAGATCTATTTAAGAAAGGGCTAGGAATTGATCCAAGCTTAAATAAAGATAACCTAGCTAATTTGTGCCTACTAGAGTCTGAAATCAATAATTCTAAACGGAAGAAGACATTAGCCTTTTTAATTTCAACAATTGATACAGATAACAGTAGTAAGTATATCATGCAACAAATCTGCACATCGGTTGAATTGAATATTGAAGATTTAAAAGGAATAGATACCCCTACTGATTTAACAAAATTGAAGAAGTTGAGAATACAACTAATGAAAAATGCTTTTTCAAATTTAAGAACACAATATTTGCAACGTTAG
- a CDS encoding helix-turn-helix domain-containing protein yields the protein MTNKELAEILEIKPQSLNDWLKFKRKIPPARLEQLTTVFNLSKDYFLKDEHEYTEVDRLEVKMSYLKKTNEFIDDPMNRPYKYWVNNKMIRRIAALIENKKLLNRLEMLIDKVGNIGEEDYSIESVEDYNLLEKIDHVLRNKDENKEITSNLRALFKDYKI from the coding sequence ATGACGAATAAAGAGCTAGCTGAAATATTGGAGATAAAGCCACAGTCATTAAATGATTGGCTGAAATTTAAAAGGAAAATACCTCCAGCTAGGTTAGAACAATTAACTACTGTATTTAATTTATCAAAAGATTATTTTTTGAAAGATGAGCATGAATATACGGAGGTGGATCGATTAGAAGTGAAAATGAGTTACTTAAAGAAAACAAATGAATTTATAGATGATCCTATGAATAGACCATATAAATACTGGGTCAACAATAAAATGATTAGAAGAATTGCTGCTCTTATTGAAAATAAAAAATTGTTAAATAGACTAGAAATGTTGATAGATAAAGTTGGGAATATTGGAGAAGAGGACTATAGTATTGAATCGGTGGAAGATTACAATTTATTGGAGAAAATTGATCATGTATTAAGAAATAAAGATGAAAATAAAGAAATCACAAGTAATTTGAGAGCATTATTTAAAGACTACAAAATATGA
- the racE gene encoding glutamate racemase, translated as MEAPIGVIDSGVGGLTVVKEMLNRLPHEPIVYIGDDARCPYGPRPIDEVREFTMEMASALSKMGIKMLVIACNTATAVALDDIRAQFSFPVIGVIVPGARAAVNASEAGKIAVLGTAGTIKSGAYDDAIHVLSPDAMVYSLACPEFVPIVESGQYKSENARVIVDRTLRELADKDFDAAILGCTHYPLLEHYITTSLPDSVKIISSAVETVCDVERILLSNGIGRAADNEVAPVFYTTGESESFQAIIEDWLAIEKPNVSNIEL; from the coding sequence GTGGAAGCACCAATTGGCGTAATTGATTCGGGCGTCGGCGGACTAACCGTGGTTAAAGAGATGCTCAATCGACTGCCGCATGAGCCTATTGTTTACATAGGAGATGATGCCCGTTGTCCGTATGGGCCTCGGCCGATAGACGAAGTCCGGGAGTTCACGATGGAGATGGCGTCAGCACTTTCCAAAATGGGGATAAAAATGCTTGTCATCGCTTGTAATACAGCTACAGCTGTTGCGCTCGATGATATCCGAGCACAATTTTCATTTCCAGTCATCGGCGTTATCGTACCAGGAGCGCGGGCTGCAGTTAATGCGTCCGAAGCGGGAAAAATCGCCGTGCTTGGAACTGCTGGAACGATAAAAAGTGGAGCTTATGACGACGCAATCCATGTTCTTTCACCGGATGCGATGGTTTACTCACTTGCATGTCCAGAATTTGTTCCAATTGTCGAAAGTGGTCAATATAAGTCGGAAAATGCAAGAGTCATTGTTGACCGTACGTTGCGTGAGCTTGCAGATAAAGATTTTGATGCAGCGATATTAGGGTGTACGCATTACCCTCTATTGGAACATTATATTACAACTTCTTTGCCGGATAGTGTGAAAATCATTTCATCCGCGGTAGAAACGGTATGCGATGTTGAACGCATCCTACTTTCTAACGGCATTGGACGAGCTGCTGATAACGAAGTGGCGCCAGTGTTCTATACAACAGGAGAATCAGAAAGTTTCCAAGCAATTATTGAAGACTGGTTAGCGATTGAAAAGCCTAATGTAAGCAATATTGAATTGTGA
- a CDS encoding DEAD/DEAH box helicase family protein, with amino-acid sequence MNVTECIQQDYLEWQRGDIIAFSAGTGKGKSHFVKNKLYDHVKSIGKRILFFLHRSNTLEQFKAEIAAEGKSDVIDLITYQSFEKAIIHQNQIDLGIYEYIICDEYHYFGNDSSFNKYTDVSLNEIIEGADERIVVLMSATNEFIKEYLYNRKSITPKEYVLPANYDYVKTLEFYEDDQLIIDGLKKRVEKGEKALIFIESATDCYELFKQFEEHSMFICGKSHRKYKYVDEEKREQLLKNQRFEDLFLFTTQTLDAGLNIIDDDLHFIIVDIADPDVLVQCVGRKRIQYEEDYVHLVVKNRSNGRLGYDKGNLTTRMKHAKFLEEYTQEEYDQKFYREPDPYQLVYFEPLPNHGYKIVVNELLYDSYKYKYNRLITIQGMAGGYRQYIIELFGKESSISMDAYLPDNTRTALEEAYSKELVFYSQEEKRTFAEQLGLKSNGRLVTGFRKINGLLTIKEASYRIFPHDTRKGGKRYKTAWKIGQMPK; translated from the coding sequence ATGAATGTTACGGAATGTATTCAACAAGATTACTTAGAATGGCAACGGGGAGACATAATTGCTTTTTCTGCAGGCACAGGTAAAGGAAAAAGCCATTTTGTGAAAAACAAGCTATATGACCATGTAAAAAGCATAGGGAAGAGAATTTTGTTCTTTCTTCATCGTAGTAATACGCTCGAGCAGTTTAAAGCCGAAATTGCAGCTGAAGGGAAATCTGATGTAATTGATTTGATTACATACCAAAGCTTTGAGAAGGCGATAATCCATCAAAATCAAATTGACCTAGGGATATATGAATATATCATTTGCGATGAATATCATTATTTTGGTAATGATTCTTCTTTCAATAAATATACTGATGTGTCACTCAATGAAATTATTGAGGGGGCGGATGAAAGAATTGTAGTGCTTATGAGTGCTACAAATGAGTTCATTAAAGAATATTTGTATAATCGTAAATCGATTACTCCAAAAGAATATGTACTTCCAGCTAACTATGATTATGTTAAAACATTGGAGTTTTATGAAGATGATCAGCTTATCATTGATGGATTAAAAAAACGAGTAGAGAAAGGTGAAAAGGCTCTCATCTTTATTGAATCCGCTACTGATTGCTATGAGCTATTCAAGCAATTTGAGGAACATAGTATGTTCATTTGTGGCAAAAGCCATAGAAAATATAAGTATGTAGATGAAGAGAAGCGGGAGCAACTTTTAAAGAACCAACGCTTTGAGGATTTATTCTTATTTACTACGCAAACACTTGATGCAGGATTGAACATTATTGATGATGACTTGCATTTTATTATAGTAGATATAGCTGATCCTGATGTGCTGGTTCAGTGTGTAGGCAGAAAGCGAATACAGTATGAAGAGGATTACGTACATTTAGTGGTGAAAAACCGTTCAAATGGGCGATTAGGCTATGATAAAGGAAACTTGACCACACGTATGAAACATGCCAAGTTTCTAGAGGAATATACCCAAGAGGAATATGATCAAAAGTTTTATCGTGAACCAGATCCATATCAACTTGTTTATTTTGAGCCCCTCCCTAATCATGGATATAAGATAGTTGTAAATGAGCTTCTTTATGATAGCTATAAGTACAAGTATAATCGCCTCATAACTATTCAGGGAATGGCTGGTGGGTATCGGCAATATATTATTGAGCTATTTGGGAAAGAAAGTAGCATATCTATGGATGCATACTTACCAGATAATACTCGAACAGCACTAGAAGAAGCTTATTCTAAGGAGCTAGTATTTTATAGCCAAGAGGAGAAGCGAACTTTTGCAGAGCAATTAGGTTTGAAGTCCAATGGTAGGCTTGTAACGGGATTTCGAAAAATTAATGGTTTGCTAACTATTAAAGAAGCATCTTACCGTATTTTCCCCCATGATACTAGAAAAGGTGGGAAACGTTATAAAACTGCATGGAAAATCGGTCAAATGCCAAAATGA
- the rph gene encoding ribonuclease PH yields the protein MRHDGRMAEMIRPVTIETDYLIHPEGSVLISVGNTKVICTASIEERVPHFLRNSGKGWITAEYSMLPRATGQRTQREASKGKVGGRTMEIQRLIGRALRAVIDLEALGERTVWIDCDVIQADGGTRTASITGAFVATAMAISKLHLEKGLPKFPISDFLAATSVGKTVEGELILDLDYVEDSSAAVDMNVVMTGAGAFVELQGTGEESTFTRAEMNGLVELAEIGINQLVEVQKEALGLIAQLIKPKDQNEL from the coding sequence ATGAGACATGATGGTAGAATGGCCGAAATGATTAGGCCGGTAACAATAGAAACGGATTATTTAATTCACCCCGAAGGATCAGTTCTAATTTCGGTTGGGAATACGAAAGTGATTTGCACAGCTTCTATAGAAGAACGGGTTCCACACTTTTTGCGAAACAGTGGAAAAGGCTGGATAACAGCAGAATATTCCATGTTGCCTCGTGCAACTGGTCAAAGGACGCAACGTGAAGCTTCCAAAGGTAAAGTTGGCGGACGTACGATGGAAATACAGCGCTTAATCGGCCGTGCTCTACGTGCTGTCATCGATTTGGAGGCATTAGGTGAACGGACGGTCTGGATCGACTGTGACGTTATCCAAGCAGATGGAGGTACACGTACAGCATCCATTACGGGTGCATTCGTCGCGACAGCAATGGCGATTTCTAAATTGCATCTCGAAAAAGGATTACCAAAGTTCCCGATTTCTGATTTCCTAGCAGCAACAAGTGTAGGGAAAACAGTTGAAGGCGAACTCATTCTTGATCTTGACTACGTCGAAGATTCATCAGCTGCTGTCGATATGAATGTCGTTATGACTGGAGCAGGCGCTTTCGTGGAGCTTCAGGGGACGGGAGAAGAATCGACATTCACAAGGGCGGAGATGAACGGACTAGTAGAACTTGCTGAAATAGGGATTAACCAATTAGTCGAAGTTCAAAAAGAAGCACTTGGACTGATTGCACAGCTGATCAAACCGAAAGATCAAAATGAACTATGA
- a CDS encoding metallophosphoesterase encodes MKIVIMSDSHGDKETVKAVSALSANATFHCGDSELSFDDPVLHTMHKVRGNCDMDARFPASVVVEVEGKTVLAVHGHEHDVKQSLMGLYYYAKECEADIVLFGHSHLYGAEMKDGILFLNPGSTMQPRGGKEATYAVVEWDEILRVSFKNNAHETIDFMELKNV; translated from the coding sequence ATGAAAATTGTTATTATGAGTGATTCGCATGGAGATAAGGAAACGGTGAAAGCCGTTTCTGCACTTTCTGCGAATGCGACTTTCCATTGTGGCGATAGTGAACTGTCATTCGATGATCCAGTTTTACATACAATGCATAAAGTCCGTGGAAACTGTGACATGGATGCTAGGTTCCCTGCGTCCGTTGTGGTGGAGGTAGAAGGGAAGACGGTCCTAGCTGTACACGGCCATGAACACGATGTGAAACAATCGTTGATGGGGCTTTATTATTATGCAAAAGAATGTGAGGCAGATATCGTTCTGTTTGGCCATTCGCATTTGTATGGTGCTGAGATGAAAGACGGAATTCTGTTCTTGAATCCGGGGAGTACAATGCAGCCGCGGGGCGGGAAAGAAGCGACGTATGCTGTTGTGGAGTGGGATGAAATACTACGAGTTTCGTTCAAGAATAATGCACATGAAACAATCGATTTTATGGAATTAAAAAATGTTTAA